In Paenibacillus sp. G2S3, a single window of DNA contains:
- a CDS encoding NAD-dependent epimerase/dehydratase family protein, with protein sequence MRTVQELEERLASPSTALIEELSQLDGDIMLLGVGGKMGPSLARLAVNAIRQAGLDKKVIGVSRFSNKELRRELEEAGVEIISADLSDDKALQVLPETQNILYMAGNKFGTTGNEHFTWMMNAYLPGRVAERFRNSRMVVFSTGNVYPFTPVSQGGATERTSPNANGEYGQSCLGRERIFEHFSHENGTPMFIYRLNYAIDLRYGVLLELARSVREGLPIDITMGHANVIWQGDANEIALRALLRCSSPPNVMNITGPETLSLRWAANEFGRKLGIEPIFTGIEAPTALLSNAAKAAAAFGYPRVSLAEMIDWIGDWVGRGGETWNKPTHFQEREGKY encoded by the coding sequence ATGCGAACCGTTCAAGAGTTGGAGGAGCGCTTGGCAAGTCCGTCCACAGCACTGATTGAGGAGCTTAGCCAGCTCGATGGAGATATTATGCTTCTAGGCGTGGGGGGTAAGATGGGACCCAGTCTTGCAAGGCTAGCGGTGAATGCAATTCGCCAAGCGGGGCTAGACAAAAAAGTCATCGGTGTATCCCGCTTCTCTAATAAGGAGCTAAGACGAGAGCTTGAAGAGGCTGGTGTCGAGATTATCTCCGCTGATTTGTCTGACGATAAGGCGCTGCAGGTACTCCCTGAAACCCAAAATATTCTCTACATGGCCGGAAATAAATTCGGCACAACCGGGAATGAACATTTCACTTGGATGATGAATGCCTATCTTCCGGGACGCGTTGCAGAACGGTTCCGTAATTCACGAATGGTTGTGTTCTCGACAGGCAATGTTTACCCTTTTACTCCGGTCAGTCAAGGAGGCGCAACGGAGAGAACTTCTCCGAACGCAAATGGGGAGTATGGGCAATCCTGTCTGGGACGGGAGCGTATATTTGAACATTTCTCTCATGAAAATGGAACGCCGATGTTCATTTATCGGCTGAATTACGCCATTGATCTGCGGTATGGCGTGTTGCTGGAGCTTGCTCGGTCGGTTAGGGAAGGACTTCCCATCGATATCACGATGGGCCATGCCAATGTGATCTGGCAAGGGGATGCGAATGAAATCGCATTGCGAGCACTGCTACGTTGCAGTTCGCCGCCTAATGTCATGAACATTACCGGGCCTGAGACATTATCCCTGCGCTGGGCAGCGAATGAATTCGGCCGAAAGCTAGGCATAGAGCCTATCTTTACAGGTATAGAAGCGCCTACTGCGCTGCTAAGCAACGCAGCGAAAGCCGCTGCCGCCTTTGGCTATCCACGGGTATCGCTGGCCGAAATGATCGACTGGATTGGCGATTGGGTAGGACGAGGCGGAGAAACCTGGAATAAACCCACGCATTTTCAGGAGCGGGAGGGCAAATATTAA